Within the Kingella potus genome, the region TTTCTGCGGGATGGCGGCCGGTAGGGGTGCGGCTGCGCCCGGGCTGTGTTTTCGGAAGGCCGGGCCTGCGGCCGGCGGCGGGAGCGGCATTATAGCGGCACGGCTTGGAAAAGGCCTACCGCGTTGCCGCACCGGAGCGGGATTTTGCAAGTGCCGCCGGTATCGCTGCCGGCGGAAAAGGCAGGGAGGCGGTGCTTTGTGTGCGGTGTTCGCTTTGTTTCGGTATCATCCGCACTTGTTTGCACGCAGGCCGTCTGAAAACTGTGGAAACAGGGTGTGCAGGCTTTTTCAGACGGCCTCGGTTTGATTTTTTTTTGAGGAATGCCGATGACTCCGCTCTCCGTCCCGCCCGCCGCGCCGCTCAAACGCCGCTTTGCCGCGCTGGTTTACGAAATGCTGCTTGCCGGCGCGGTTACTTGTGCGGCCTTTGTGCCCGCAGGCGTGCTGGCTATGCTGCTCAATGCCGTTTCGCCGCCTGCGGCGAGCTTTGCCGTGTCGCTGGTGCTGCTGTATGCGTGGTGGCTGTATTTCAAAACGGCGTGGCGCAGGAAGGGGCAGACGCTGGCGATGCAGGTGTGGCGTATCGGTTTGTCCGCCGCTGCGGGCGGGGAGCCGCCGCTGCGGCTTTTGCGGCTGCGCTTTATTTGGGCTTGTGTGTTTTTGGTGTTTGTGCCGATGCTGGCCTATGCCGCGCTGAACCGCGGCATGGGCGTGCCGCCGGGGGCGGCTTTCGGCGCATCGCTTTTCTGGTGGATTCTGCCGTGGGGGTTTGCGCTGTTCAATGCGGACCGGCAGTTTCTTTACGATG harbors:
- a CDS encoding RDD family protein — encoded protein: MTPLSVPPAAPLKRRFAALVYEMLLAGAVTCAAFVPAGVLAMLLNAVSPPAASFAVSLVLLYAWWLYFKTAWRRKGQTLAMQVWRIGLSAAAGGEPPLRLLRLRFIWACVFLVFVPMLAYAALNRGMGVPPGAAFGASLFWWILPWGFALFNADRQFLYDVLAGTRLTDLKAV